cCGGGATGTGGTGATGAGCCCTGGGCTTGGAATAAGGGGCCCCAGGTCAAGCCCACTCTCACTTCTCAGTTGTGTGACCTAGGGCAAGTGATTTCACCTCTTGGAATCTCTGTCTTCTGTGTAATGGAAacataaacaagtaaatattttcaaacatatacaagTAAACATTGCAATGAAGGCCTGTGTACCATCTTCAacaattatcattttattttatttatatccccacccacctcacccccaTCGCCACTggaatattccaaaataaatccCAGACATGCCCTTTGTTTCCATAAAGAATTCAGTATTAAACTTCTTTTTACATTCTTCTTAATTACAATACATGATGACtgtagaaaacttagaaaatgaagaaataatatacaaaggagaaaacaaaaaacccataactgtgccacccagaggtAACGTTTTAGAGTGGTCTGTTATTTATtccatgcacatatatatatatatatatatatatatatatatacacattacatatatacatttttaaatattttatttatttatttatttatttatttatttatttatttatgagagagtgagaaCCAGAGAGATcaaagatggagagggagaagcagactcactgccaAGCAGCGAGCCCATtgggggactagatcccaggaccccgagatcatgacctgagccgaaggcagacacttaacccactgagccacccaggcacccctaaatatgtacatttttaacaaatgtgGGACCCTACTGTATATACCACTTGTAGATATCGCTTCATTTAAATTATAGATGTAATAAAACCATACTATAGAAAAGTCaagaaaagatggaaattatCCATAATCCTTTACCACCAATATAAAACCTgttaatactttaatatttttccttcccatcttttttttaagatttcatttatttattcatgagagagagagagagagagagagagaggcagagacataggcagaaggagaagcaggccctctgcagggactagatcccaggaccccagaatctcaatcccaggaccccaggatcacgatctgagccaaaggcagatgctcaaccactgagccacccaggcatccctcctccccatcttttTCAACTAACATATATACTTTTAACACAAGTGGGATCATCCTAATCATGcacttttcaaattataaatctgttttatttgcaAGAAAATAACATAATCGCATggcagaaaaattttaaaaaggaaaaaagaaaactatcaccCATAATTCCATCACTCAATTATaattactattaacattttggtgtatttACTTCCAAATTTTTATGCACATATAACTTTAACAAAAGTGGGAGCATACCATATATGCAGTTCATTAaccataaatttatatttaattataagaaaaaaatcatattgcataacatggaaaaaagagaaaaaaatcactcataatcCTACCACCCTACTGACCCTGTTGTTGGTTTGGTGTTTTCCTGACCATTGCTTCATCACCCATATTCATACATGGTTGGAAACATAGTATTTAATTTTCTACTCTTTGTGCTCCTTGCAACAGTGGCATCATATTTATGCAACTTTGTacccagtatttttaaatttttttgttgtgaACATTTTCCCATGAATAAAAGAGTTTTAGAAATCAGGATGGGGGGGTGTGGGTGTGTCAAGGTAACAAGGTATGTCCTTCCCATAGACAtttgattgctttttatttttcattgttataaaACAATTCTGAtccaaacattctttttttaagattatttatttatttattcatgagagacagacagacagagagagagagagaggcagagggagggggagaagcagtctctatgcagggaacccaacatgggactccaggatcactcccagggctgatgaaggcaggcgctaaaccactaagccactggggcttcccTGCTCCAAACATTCTTGAACAAAGACGTGCTTTTTAAATCATCTATACACATACTGAGTATATGTTTCTGGAGACCACTCTAGCTGTTTACTGGCTGTCCTATAAAAAGTGGTCATCTTTTATTGGTCCCTAATTTACTCTTGTCATATGGTCAACCAAGGGACAGCCCTTGGTTCTGGAGGGTGGGACTTTGAGAACAAATCTgcattttcctctccctccccttcctgagTTTCTAGATCTCCTTCATCCCCTCTCACcctggttttttaaattaatcagtCAGTATTATTGAACTTGAAGTGTAGGAGCTGAGACAGGGCTTTGAGGCGAAAGGAAAAGAATCACTTGgcgggatgagaactgggtgttatgctatatgttggcaaattgaactccaattaaaaaaataatttaaaaaaagaaaagaatcacaagGCACAATAACAGTATTTGTTGACTGCTCACTACACAGCAGGCACCAACCGGGCTAAGCTTTTCCCTGGATCCTTGCAACAAACCCACAGAGTTGCTACCATTATCATCCCCATTAAACAGACCAGAAAGCCAAGGCCCAAAGAATGAAGCCACTTGGCCTGatatcacacagctagtaaatggcagtgTAGGAATAAAAACCCAAGCAGACTGACCCCTCTGAACGTGTACTCTTGACCACCAGTCTAGACAGCCACCTTCTCCTCCCAGGCCGTTTCACCTTTGGTAAACCCTACCTCGAAGGACTGTCGTGGGAATTAAATTAGATGATAGATGGGAACATGCTAGGCCCAATGCTGGCACACAGAAGATTCTTGCGGGGTAACCATCCTTGTCCTCTCCTTGCTTCCTGAGCTCCCAATCTTGTTGCCAAGTTGGAGATAAGAGTTCAGCAGAGAGCTCTGAGCTAGGCTGGAGCCGACTGGGAAGTTGTGATCCGGAGCAAATGTGCAGCTAGATTCAAATGTCTCCTTTGCTCTCTCCCTGCATCAGCAactcctctcccatctcccctAAAAGGAGAGGGGTGGCTTTTGTGCTCCACAACTGAGTGCTTGAAGCCCCCCCcctttcctgccccccccccccgggagatGGACAGCGGAGATGACAGGAAGTCACCAGCGGGGAGACCCTCTCCGCACGTGGGCACAGAGAATTGTGGCGGAGGGCGCTCCTTTTTCTGCCCTTCAATGGTCcggatgggggagggggctggctgtTGAGCAACTGCTCCGGAGACACTCCAGAAGCCGAGATGAACATATGCCTCTTTCTAACAATTGGTCTGGGAGCCATCCAATAGATGGAGGGCGGATCCGACACCTCCCGGATCCGGAGCCTGCAGCCAAGCCTCTGCCGCTGTTTCCAGACCCGCTGCCGAGAGGGGGCGGAAGGGGAGGGCAGGTCGGAGGTCCAAATTAGCAACACACAATCAGAAAGCCCAGGTTCGCTCACTTCACACAAACACCAAGATGGCTTGAGGGTGTATTTCACAAGCAAACTCTGTAGGGTTTTAGGGTCCCGACTGATCCCGCCTTTTATCAGAGGCAAACTGGGCACTGCCCACGATCTCTGGGCAAAGTGAGAAATGGGGTgtgttgtggggggaggggttgttACTGGGGTTTGTGTTGAGGCGAGGTGAGGGGAAGGAATGGAGCCGCGCGCAAAGCAGCttctggggctggggaaggggttTATCTGGCGACTGGAGCACGTCCTGAGCGTCCTCCAGGTGTTAAGGAAAGGCCTCCATCTGTCCGCCCCCCCTTGGCTCCCCATCTTTATGTCAGTAAACCGGTTAGTCCGTCAGCAAACAGAACTTTGTTCAAAGAGCAAATGCAGGGCGCTTAgggaaaagggggtggggggagcgaggaagtaaggaagaaagaaaaaaatgaaagaagaaaaaagaaaagacctttaGGTCTTCAAATCCAATTAAGAAGACAAAAGGCATACATAGTGAAAATGACTTCAGGACATTCCCTcacctctgtttttttcttaacatcAGGACTTTTTGAAAAGAGCATGTTTTATAAACCATGTAAAATGAGTAGTTGCTTAAAGGGGCCAAAAATGGAGCTTGGTACAGAAATAATCCTGTTGTCCTTCCTGTAGGAGGTGAGATGGGAGCTTGTTGACCTCAAGGAACAGGAACTGAGATGAAGGAGAGGAAACCCTGTAAGACAGTATCCCAACCTGAGAAATATATGCTCCAGATGCAAAATGTTATTATACCTGCTAGATGGGAATGGGTATATAATCGTAATAACATAACCTGGCATCATGGAAATTCAGAAGGAATCCCCTTGAACTCCAGAGCAAGCTCTTCGGACCCGGCTGCTAGTTCTTGGCTTTTCCGCGTGCCTCCTAAGCCGCACCTGGCCCCACGGTCTGGGTGGGCAGCATATCACCGCGTCGCATCCCGCCAGCCTCCTTCCGCCTGGGATGACCACAGGAGAGAATCCCTCGACCCCAACCCCTGCTGAAGCCTTCGAGGGAAGCCGCCGCTGCTGGATAGGCCCTCCATGAGGCTCTGCCCGGAATCTGGGGACTTCAAGGGGAAAGGGACTCCCAGCCTCAGCCCTTTCACAAGATGGTGCGGCCCAAAGGGGGCAAACGGGCTCCAAGAAAGCCCCGCAGAAAACTCCAATCATGCCCCGCCGGCACCCGCCCCGTCCCGAGTGCGCCCCCTTCCCCGGGCCATTCCCTGAGCCCAGagctctacccccaccccccaccccgcaaccCCCTGAAGCCCGCTCGGGCCACCTCACTAGATTTAGGTCAGAAAATAGACACTAACAGCTCTCCCTCGCCTCAGCGAAATTGCTAAGTGAAATTTATTGGGCAAGTCCATGCAGGGCGGTGGGGAGAGACCAGGTCCCGGGCAACGGCCCCCCATAGCTTTAGGAGCGCAGGCGTCGGCTTGGGGCTCAAGGCGCAGGGTGCCCACGGCCTGGGCCCGCCAGCTCCACCCCGGGAACCACGGATGGTCTCCGGCGCTGCCGGACCCGCGGGGCCGCTGGGACTCCGTTCCCCAGCCGGCCCTTCGCTTTCACACGATCCGCGGTGACTGCACCAGCTTGAGCGCCTTTAAAGGGCCACACACGCCAGCACCGCTATAAAATGTTCCCAGCGGCACAGCTGCAGAAGGGGCACCGCTGAGCTGCGGAGAGGAGGCTCGCTCCGCCCGGCtgcccgcccgcagcccgcctGCGAGGAGTCGTtcccagagaggaggaagagggctgAGGAAGGCATAGCACCCGCTCTGGCCCTCGGTGAGTATCCAGTTCAGATTTTGCCACCAACTCGCCCACGAGCCAGGACATGTGCTAATAATGCCCTAAGCCGGTTATAAAGACGTGGAaattggggggagaggggaaaaaggggagggggggaagggtcTGTCCTTCCTGGGATTCCTAGCCGAGTCCAGCCTGCTGCCGTGTGCGTGTGCGTCAAGGCTCTCCGGGCGGCAATGGGGGCTTGAGAACCGGGTACCCTGGCGCCGGGAAGGGAGCGCGGCGGcagccaccgccaccgccaccgccccGGAGTCAGGCGCCGAagctgcgggcgggcgggcgggcgggcacgGGCGCGGGCCGGGGCTGCTTGGTGCGGCACTGTGCGgtgcggcggcggcgcggcgcggcggtgCGGGCTTTACCCAGGCGCCCTGGGGTCGGGTGGCACTGAGCGCGACCGGCTCGCGGCGGTGGTGGCGGCGTgcgtgccaggggctgggggctccgcTGCTTCGCCCGCGGCTCACCCGGCTCCGCGCTTCCCTCTCTCCAGGGCAGGCGGCTTCGCAGAGGTAAGCCAGGCCATCGGGCAGGGCGCTGGGTTGGTCGGCGGGGCCAGGGACTCCAGCCGAGCGGGTGTGGGGAgcgggcggcggccgggcgggccggggggATTTCTGGGGgacttgttttctgtttgaaaGCTGTtctgctgggggcagaggggccgCAGCCCGCCCGCCAGCTAGCCAGTTCGCTCGCCAGCGCGCCTGCCTGCCGGGCAGCGGGACCAGGCACCCGCTTCTCCCGGGGAGACCGCAGCACCTTTTCTCCCCGCGCCCGCGCTTTCTCCAGCTTGGCTTCTACCGACTTTGCTAATCGCCCGGACCGCATCTGGACGCTTGGGCTCCGGGGCTGCACGAAGCTCAGGTTTCCTTCGAGGACTGGAGATGAGAGGGGCCTTGGGGGCCGAGTTCAGCGAATTTCGGGATGGAAGTTAGCGAATTTGGGCAACTTGCCTCTTCTGCCCAGCCGACCTTTACTCCCCCCCCACGCACTCCCGCACACCCACGCACACTCACGCAAACACCCATCTCCCTATAAATgagggccgcggggccgggccgcgcactgtctctgcctcgctggacttggagtcagacagacctggctGCGAATCCCGACTCCGACACTTTCTAGCGCTGTGACGTTGGGCAAGTTACCGAACCTCTCCGAGCCTGTCTCACTCTTCTCGTAGCGGGCTTCTAGCACTGACTACAGGCACTTTGGCTAGGGGATAGGCTCAGCCTGCGGCCACAACGAATAACTCAGCGGAGGCtcagtaagtgttggtgaggtgAGGGAGTGGCCGCCGCCGGCGCTGAGTGCACCCCCGCGCGCGGAAAGACCACGGGGCCCCAAACTCGCTGCAGAGGCCGAAACCCAGTGTCCCTCTCCGCCTGCGCATCCAATCTCTACGATCGGTTCCTGATAACAGCACTTGCGGGAGCGAACGCTCAGGGCCCCGGTGGCCTGGATGCTCTCGCCCACCGTGCAGGGATGCTCCCAGCTGCCCCCAACTCCCGCAGATCCACCTCGGATGCGGCAAGGAGGGCAGCCGAGCTGTCCACAAACAATGGGCCTTTAGTTTTCAGGTGGCGAAACTGACTGATCTGGTTAGAGCGCGTCCAAGCCAAGCCGCAGTactgtttggatttttaaatttctccttctgAGTGAGAAAATAGCAATCGAGATGGAGCCATCCGGTTGGTGCCATTTTAACTTTTGGTCCCCCAACAGGTCAAAGACGCGGCCCCCCtacctgcctctcccctctctcttcttcctcttccctccccacccccatcttggCGGGAGGGGGCTGCCAGCCCAGGTGAAGATCTGTAGAGAAGGGAGGGCTGCGGGACCGGGAACTGGTGGCTGGGGCCCACGAGGCACCAGCGGGCGCGGAGGCACTTGTTGCTCCGGGTTGTTCAGCCGCCTCTCACAGCGGTTGCACAGTGGTCAACTCAAATCTTGGATAGCCGGCCGGGCCGTTTCCGCGCTCCTAAGCTTTGCCTTCGAATGGGATGGGCGGCAGAGTGGGGACAGAGACTCGGGGAAgcagggacgggggtgggggggcggagggTGCAGGGGATTCCGATCGAAATGCTATTGCCTCTTCAGACGGATTTACTAACACTTACTGAGCGCCCACAGAGCCCAGACCTAGGCCAGGGGTCAGGGCTCAGGGCGGGTGAAGAGGTGGGGATGATGGGAGGCCTCAGATTGGAATGCAAACAGGGTCCCGCCTATGGGGAGCTCCCAGCCTGAAAGGGGAGACAGGTTAAAATGGTCTTCCCCAGGAACTGATATCAGAACAGagatactttttttcttgttctccccccctttttttttgtacctctttttcctctcctctgtttctttttgttattgttgttcatgctggtgttttttcttttgtacattCGGGTCCTAGGGCAGAAGCAAGGGAGGCTGAATAGGAAGAGGGGGGAGATGGTCaagctctccccaccccagatatttttctttgaacatGAGAATCCTTGATACCAAAGGTGCTGAGCTCCTAAAGATGACATGGATTAGACTCCTTGTCTAATGATCACTGGCTTGAAATAGTCTCCGGTTACCTCAGAGAAGACAAGGGCTCTCCAATCAAGCAGCAGTGGCAAACACAGAaactgattttcttctgttttctccccaccaccttcttcctttctgtttttcttgcctCCTTCCCCTATAAATGGCGATAATAGAGTTAGTAAGCAATGACTTTCTAGAAGGGTCTGAACAGATTTCTAATGACCACTAGGAAGAGGGAGGCATGGAGAATTCAAACCTTGCTGGACAGATTAGAGATCCTTTTTAAGGTCCTGAAGAATCTTTGGGCTAAGAGGTATTTCTAAATATGCAATGCTACATCTCCAACTCATCATGAAGGCTAGAATATAGggggcttaaaagaaaaaaacaagcttCTAGGAAAATAAGTTGAgctttttcagagatttttagtTTTCCAGCTTGGGGGCATTCCTTTTCCTCCTCATCCCCTTATTCTCTGGCACTTGGGCTAAGGAATCATTTCTTCAGGAACCGTTTGAATCATTCCAGGTGTGATGACTTGGCCAGTGGCCAGGTGACACTTATGGCTAGAGGAGTACTAGATCCTGCTCCCAGAACCACAGCAACCTGATGGGAAAGCCATTGGAGCTCCGTGCCTTGGTTTCCCCCCAGGAAGAATCATGCCCACCTGTCACTACAGATGGTGTGGCTGGGCTCAGAGCCGATATTGTGGGAAAGTCCAATGCTGCCCGGGTTGTCTGGGAGGCGTGGAGGAGATTGAGACACTGCTAGCTGCTCTCTGGCTGTCTTAGTGCCTCCAGACTACCCTGATCGGCCAGACTTCTCTCACATCCATGCCTGAAGCAGGGCTCTGGAGCCCCACAGCATTAGCTCTGGGGACTCATTCCTTCCCTGAGTAGAAGCGTCCAGAGCTTCCCAGGTCTTCCTTGCCATTGGTCCTTCCTACTTTCTCCCAATcccaggggaggcctgggggcctGCTGGTGGCCCATTGAGAAAGTGTGCTACTTGCTCGGGGACATCCCTGCCCTCAGAATCAGAAACAGCACATCTCTCACACACACTTGAGGTCTCTGAAGTCACTCGCATGAGGAAACAGTCACGTGTGTCCCCCCTTGGTGTGATATGAGAAACTTGCTGCTGGGGGGGGGCGTGGCCCCTGGCAAAATCAAGCACCTTTGCTGCCTCTGGCAAATGTTCTAGCTTgatctcctccctctgctcaggtGGTGTCTGGTCTTGGGTTTAAACCTGTTACCTTCCTTGCCTTGGAGCTGTGTGGAGTTGCCTTGCTCAGGGCTTTGCTAGTGCTTTCTCAGTCAACAAAGCCGTTGTCCTTATTACCTCGTTTCCCTCACATACAGCACAAAAGCTCCAGCTGACAGCACCATCTCCCACCAATTTATCCAACCTCTGCCAACGCTCTGAAATGCCAACTATGTCAAGGCCTGCACTTGATGTCAAGGGTGGCACCTCGCCTGCGAAGGAGGTAACTTCTGCCATCTTGCAGATGGAGATACCTAGGCATGGAAAGGTGGCCTGGTCTGGGCCTTGTGATAGGCCCTCCTGTACCTATCTAGTATCTAGCATCCTTTAgcagaaaggagacagaaggaCTCTCTCTGGGAAGAATGAGAATAGATTCTGCCTAAATGTGGTCAAGTCAAATGCACCGGGGTGTTGAAAGATGGCACAGAAGGGAACAGAGAACCCAAGGTGGCACAGGGCCACTCCTTTAATGAGATGGCTATGAAGGCTGAGAAGAAAGTCCATGAGATGCCCTTTTCTGAATGGTGACATGAAGGAagggtcagggagagagagatgaaagcaACCAACCCACTTAGGATGGcgagtgcccagcacagagcactTGGGTCTGAGCTCAGTGCTCGGAACCATGGTAGCAAGAGGATACTCAAGCTGGGAGCCTAACTTTCCAGGGGGGCCTTCATGCTCTGTCCTCACCACTAGCCCCCTAATGAAGTGCGTGTAGTGGCTCACTGAACCCGATGAGGCTGGTGATGGACAAACCAGGGCCAGGGGTATGAAGCtatgccttttctctttcttgtagGATGCCAACCAAGAGATGAGCTCTTTGGCCTACTCTAATATGGGTATGAAAGATCGCAAAGCAGTGGCCATCCTTCACTACCCCGGGGTAGCCACAAACGGAACCAAGGCCAGTGGGGCTCCCACTAGTTCCTCGGGATCTCCATCTCCAATAAGCTCTCCTACTGTCACCCCTCCCACTAAACCCCCACCCTTCAACCTGCACCCTGCCCCTCATCTGCTGGCCAGTATGCAGCTGCAGAAACTTAATAGCCAGTATCATGGGATGGCTGCCGCCACTCCGGGAcaagctggggaggcagggccccTACAAAACTGGGGCTTTGGGGCTCAGGTGGGAGGGGCGGGATCACTCTCTCCTTCTACTGGTGCCCAGAGCCCTGCTATCATTGACTCCGACCCAGTGGATGAAGAGGTGCTGATGTCCCTGGTAGTGGAACTGGGACTGGACCGAGCCA
The window above is part of the Vulpes lagopus strain Blue_001 chromosome X, ASM1834538v1, whole genome shotgun sequence genome. Proteins encoded here:
- the CITED1 gene encoding cbp/p300-interacting transactivator 1 isoform X2, with the translated sequence MPTMSRPALDVKGGTSPAKEDANQEMSSLAYSNMGMKDRKAVAILHYPGVATNGTKASGAPTSSSGSPSPISSPTVTPPTKPPPFNLHPAPHLLASMQLQKLNSQYHGMAAATPGQAGEAGPLQNWGFGAQVGGAGSLSPSTGAQSPAIIDSDPVDEEVLMSLVVELGLDRANELPELWLGQNEFDFTADFPSGC
- the CITED1 gene encoding cbp/p300-interacting transactivator 1 isoform X1, which codes for MEPSAQKLQLTAPSPTNLSNLCQRSEMPTMSRPALDVKGGTSPAKEDANQEMSSLAYSNMGMKDRKAVAILHYPGVATNGTKASGAPTSSSGSPSPISSPTVTPPTKPPPFNLHPAPHLLASMQLQKLNSQYHGMAAATPGQAGEAGPLQNWGFGAQVGGAGSLSPSTGAQSPAIIDSDPVDEEVLMSLVVELGLDRANELPELWLGQNEFDFTADFPSGC